The DNA segment GCATCCGGTCCTGCTTCGTCGTCGGGGAGGGCTACGAGTGCCTGCTCACCGCCGACTACAGCCAGATCGAGATGCGGATCATGGCCGACCTGTCCGACGACGCGGGGCTGATCAGCGCGTTCCACTCCGGAGAAGACCTGCACACGACGGTCGCCTCCCGGGTGTTCGCCGTTGCCCCTGAGGCGGTGTCGGCCGAGATGCGCCGGCGGATCAAGGCCATGTCGTACGGCCTGGCGTACGGGCTGTCGCCGTACGGGCTCTCGCAGCAGCTCGGTATCACCCCGGACGAGGCCAAGGTGCTCATGGAGGACTACTTCGCGCGCTTCGGCGGGGTCCGCGACTACCTGCGCGAGGTGGTCGACGAGGCGCGGGTCTCCGGCTGGACGCAGACCGTGCTCGGTCGGCGGCGCTACCTACCCGACCTGACCAGCGACAACCGGCAACGTCGCGAGATGGCCGAGCGTATGGCGTTGAACGCGCCGATCCAGGGTTCGGCCGCGGACATCATCAAAGTCGCCATGCTCGGCGTCGACCGCGCCCTGCGGGACGGCGGGCTGGCCTCGCGGCTGCTGCTGCAGGTGCATGACGAGCTCGTGCTGGAGGTCGCGCCGGGGGAGCGGGCGGCAGTCGAGGAGCTGGTCCGCGCCGAGATGGGCGCCGCCTACCTCCTCAAGGTGCCGCTCGACGTCTCGATCGGCGTGGGCTCGACCTGGCACGACGCCGGCCACTGATGGCAGCTCGCCAGCGGTGGCCGGGGCCGCGCGCCGGTACGACGCGGTTCCGGCGTACCGGAACTGCCCGGTTCCGCGCGGTGCGCCGCGGACTGGCCGGCTGCCTCGCGGCGATCGCCCTGGTCGCGCTGAGCGCCTGCACCGGGACAGCAGGGCCGGAGCCGAGCAGCGGGCCTCCGGCGTTGCACAGCTGTGAGCAGGTGGCCTGCACGGGGGTTCTCGACGGGGCGGCTTACGAGATCCTGCTGCCACGCGGCGCCTGGAACGGCACCCTGCTGCTGTTCTCCCACGGCTACCGCGCGGCGCAGCCATGGCCCCCGGCATTCGCTCCGGTCAGCACCGAGCCGGAACCGGCGCCGGGCTGGAGCAGTGGCCGTCGCGAGATCGGGCAGCAGCTCCTGGACGCCGGCTACGCTCTGGCCGGTTCGGCGTACCCGGCCAACGGGTGGGCTGTCGCCGACGGTGTGGCGGCGGGCGCGTCGCTGATCGATTTCTTCCGCACGCAGGTCGGCACGCCGCAGCGGGTGTACGGCTGGGGCGAGTCGCTCGGCGGCCTCATCACCGTGGAACTGGCCGAGCGCGAACCCGAGTTGCTGCAGGGTGCCGTGGCCGTCTGCGCGCCGCTGGCCGGCGTCGTCCCGCTGTTCGATCTGGGCCTCGACGTGGCGTACGGCGTCCGGCAGCTGCTGGTGCCATCCCTGCAGCTGACCGGCTTCGCCAGCTACGCCGACGCGGTGAGTGCCCTGTCCGCCGCGGCGACCGCCGTGATGCAGGCCGCCCGCGACCCGGCCGGTCCCGGCGGGGCGACGCTGTTGCTGCTCGACGCCCTGGGCGACGGGCCTACCCGGACGCTGAACTTCGACGGCCACGACCGCAGCTCCCAGGTGTCCGCTGCCGCCGAGACGGTCGTCGGCGCGCTGGCCTACGGCACGGTCGGGCGGTACGAGGTCGAGCAGCGGCTCGGCGGCAACCTGTCCGGCAACGTCGGGACCGACTACGCGGCCCGGGTGACCGCAGCCGAAGCGGCCGTGATCGACGCTTCCGATGCCGGCGCCACGCAGCGCGCGCTCGCGGCCCTGGCCGGCGGCGCGCGGGTTGCGGCCGATCCGGCAGCGGTGCGGGCGGCAGCGTCGCTGGGCGATCCGCAGGGCGACCTGACCTTGCCGCTGGTCACTGTCCACACCGCGGCCGATCCGGTCGTCATCGTCCCCAACGAGACGTGGTACCGGACCCGCGCGGAAGCGGCCGGTGCCGCCGATCGGCTGCGCCAGTACGTGACGGTGCCACCGGCCAGCTATCCACAGCAGCCGGGAGCGCCGTACGGGGCCGGCCACTGCAACGTCACCGACCAGACCTGGACCGGCGCGGTGAACCTCCTCGACTCCTGGGTTCGTTCCGGCGTCGCGCCGACCGACAGCCAGGCGACGGCGGCCTTCGGGCCCGACTCCGGGCTGGATCCGGCGTACGTGCTGCCACCCTGGCCAGCCGGCGACCCCACCGTGCAGCCGTAGCCCACTGCAGCCGTAGCCCACTGCAGCCGTAGCCCACTGCAGCCGTAGCCCCACTGCGGCCGTAGCCCCGCCGTGCGGCCGTCATGCTGGCGCTCCCGTGGTGCCGTCGGCGCCGCGACCCCGCTGGGCCCTCAGCGCCGGTGGGTGCAGAAGATCGCGGTGCCCGGCACCAGCCGGCCGCGCAACGCCGACCAGCCGCCCCAGACGCCGTCGTGCCCGTCCGGCCACGGCGGCTCGACTAGGTCGTCCAGGACGAAGCCGGTGTCCCGCAACAGCCTGACGAGCTCGCCCAGCGTTCGGTGATGCTCGACGTACGTCGGTGTCCCGGCGGCGTCGAACTCGACGTACGCGCGGGTGTCCCAATACGACATGGTCACGGTGAGGCCGGCCGGGCCCGGGTCGTCCGGCAGCGACCAGCGGATCGGGTGGGTCTGCGACCAGACCCACCGGCCGCCGGGCCGCAGCACCCGGCCGACCTCGGCGAACAGCTGGGCCAGGTCGGCGACGAACGGCACCGCGCCGTACGCCGAGCAGACCAGGTCGAAGACGCCATCGGCGAAGGGCAAGGCGACGGCGTCGGCCTGCACGACCGGGACGGCAGAACCCAGCTCGGCGTCGATCTGCCGGGCGTGCCGCAGCTGTCCGGCCGCCAGGTCGAGGCCGACCGCCTCCGCCCCCTGGCCGCGCAGCCAGCGGGCGCAGGACGCCGCGCCGCAGCCGAGTTCCAGCACGCGCAGCCCCGCGGTCGGCCCGAGCAGGCCCGCCTCGGCTTCGTCGAGGCCCTCGGGCCCCCACACGAAGCGAGCCGTACCGAGGAAGCTCCCGTGATCGGCCTGGTAGGCGTCGGCGGTGGTGTCCCAGTAGTGACGCGATGCCCGCGTCGACGCCGCCTGGTCCAGCCGGGTGCGCGCCGCGCTGCCGGTGTCGTCCCCGCTGTCGGCCACGCTGCTGTCGTCCCCGCTGTCGGCCACGCTGGTGTCGTCCCCGCTGTCAGCCATGCTGGTGTCGTCCCAGCTGTCAGCCACGCCGTGTCCGTCGTCGTCGCGATCACCGGGCGTAGCCGCCGGGTTTGACCCTGTCAACGCCACCTCCCTATCCTGGCCGGTGCGCCGTGGGTCCCGCGCGAGTCTCAGACCGAGTAGGCCCGCGTCGTTCATGTCGTCTCCGCCGGTTCTGTACGCCCGTGGCCGTCCCACGCCGTTCCGACCTGACAGCGCGGCAGGTGAACGACGGGTCCATGGCGTCCCATCTCGACCCAACCCGCCCGGAGCGAACACCCTCCATGACCCCATCCGCCACCAGCACGCTCATCAACCCCGCGACAACCGCGCCCCAGGTCGCGGTGAACGACATCGGCAGCGCTGAGGACTTCCTCGCCGCCATCGAACTGACCATCAAGCCGTTCAACGACGGCGACATCGTCAGCGGGACCGTCGTCAAGGTCGACCGCGACGAGGTTCTGGTCGACATCGGCTACAAGACCGAGGGCATCGTCCCCTCGCGTGAACTGTCGATCAAGCACGACATCGACCCGCACGAGGTCGTCACCGTCGGCGACGAGATCGAGGCCCTGGTCCTGCAGAAGGAGGACAAGGAGGGCCGGCTGATCCTGTCCAAGAAGCGCGCCCAGTACGAGCGCGCCTGGGGCACGATCGAGAAGATCAAGGACGAGGAAGGCGTCGTCGAGGGCACCGTCATCGAGGTCGTCAAGGGCGGCCTCATCCTCGACATCGGCCTGCGGGGCTTCCTGCCGGCATCGCTGGTCGAGATGCGGCGGGTCCGCGACCTGCAGCCGTACGTCGGCCGCACCCTCGAGGCCAAGATCATCGAGCTGGACAAGAACCGGAACAACGTGGTGCTGTCCCGCCGGGCCTGGCTCGAGCAGACCCAGAGTGAGGTCCGGCAGAACTTCCTCACCCAACTGCAGAAGGGCCAGATCCGGTCCGGCGTCGTGTCGAGCATCGTGAACTTCGGTGCCTTCGTCGACCTCGGCGGCGTCGACGGCCTGGTCCACGTGTCGGAGCTGTCCTGGAAGCACATCGATCACCCGTCCGAGGTGGTCGAGGTCGGCCAGGAGGTCACCGTGGAGGTGCTCGACGTCGACCTGGACCGAGAGCGCGTCTCCTTGTCGCTCAAGGCGACTCAGGAAGACCCGTGGCAGCAGTTCGCTCGGACGCACCAGATCGGCCAGGTCGTGCCGGGCAAGGTCACGAAGCTGGTCCCGTTCGGCGCGTTCGTCCGGGTGGACGACGGCATCGAGGGCCTGGTCCACATCTCCGAACTCGCCGAACGCCACGTCGAGATTCCCGAGCAGGTCGTCGGCGTCAACGACGAGATCTTCGTCAAGGTCATCGACATCGACCTGGAGCGGCGCCGTATCTCGTTGTCGCTCAAGCAGGCCAACGAGTCGACCTCCGGCGGCGCAGCTGCCGACGACTTCGACCCCTACCTGTACGGCATGGCTCCGTCGTACGACGACGCCGGCGGCTACATCGGGCCGGAAGGCTTCGACGCCGAGACAGGGGAGTGGAAGGAAGGCTTCGACGCCGAGCGGGCGACGTGGGAGAAGCAGTACGCCGAAGCCCACGCGCGCTGGGAGGCTCACAAGAAGCAGATCGCGGAGGCGGCAGCCGCCGACGCCGCGGCTGCCGGCGACGCTGCTCCGTCCTCGTACTCGTCGGAGGCCCCCGGCGCGTCGGGCACGCTGGCATCCGACGAAGCGCTGCAGGCGCTGCGGGAGAAGCTGACCGGCGACGCCTGACGGTCGACCAGCACGACGAGGAGCCCCGGACCTGATGGTCCGGGGCTCCTCGTTTGCTGTCGGGCGCAATGCGCTCAAAGCGCCTGGTACCGCCCTCAGACACCCCGGTCCGGCATGCGCCTCTCGGAGCCTGCCGGACCGGCCGCCTAGGGTGACCCCGTGCTGCGAGTGGCGCTGACCGGAGGCATCGGCTCGGGCAAGAGTTCGGTCGCCCGGCGGTTCGCCGAGTTGGGGGCGGCGGTGATCGACGCTGACGCCGTGGCGCGGGAGGTCGTCGAGCCCGGCCAGCCGGCGCTCGCCGAGATCGTCACGGAGTTCGGCCCCGAGGTCGTCGGCCCGGACGGCCGGCTCGATCGCGCCGCGCTGGCAGCGATCGTCTTCGCCGACCGTGCCCGGCTGGCCAAGCTGAACGCGATCACCCACCCGCGGATCGTGGCGCGCAGCGACGAGTTGGCCGCGGCAGCGTCACCGGACGCCGTCCTGGTGTACGACGTGCCCCTGCTCGCACCGGAGTCCGCGGCTCGATTCGACGTCGTCGTCGTGGTCGATGCACCGGAGGAGGCGCGGCTGCAACGACTGGCGGGCCGCGGCCTGGCCCGTGCGGACGCGACAGCGCGGATGGCGTCGCAGCCGGACAGGGCGGACCTGATCGCGCTTGCGGACATCGTCATCGACAACAGCGGTGAGCCGGCTGACCTGCGACGGCGGGTCGACGAGGTCTGGGCAGAGCTGACCACGGCCCGCTGACCGGGCCGGCCACCACCACCGCTGACCGGGCCGGAATGACTTCCGGACTGACGACCGCCGCTGACCGGGCCGGAGTGACATCTGCGCTGACCACTGCCGCTGTCCGGTTCCGGCCGACCCTCCCGCTGCGGCCCCTGCGGCCGCGGACGAAGGCTGTCGGTCCGGCGTCGTACCGTGGTCGGCATGCCGCGCCCGGTCAACCCGCACCTGCGGGCCGTCCATCCCTTCCAGGTCGTGTCGGAGTTCCAGCCCTCCGGCGACCAGCCCGCCGCGATCGAGGAGCTGGCCCGGCGGATCCAGGGGGGCGCCCGCGACGCGGTGCTGTTGGGAGCCACCGGCACGGGCAAGAGTGCCACCACGGCGTGGCTGGTGGAGCGGCTGCAACGCCCGACGCTGGTCATGGCACACAACAAGACGCTGGCCGCCCAGCTGGCCAACGAGTTCCGAGAGTTGTTGCCGCACAACGCGGTGGAGTACTTCGTCTCGTACTACGACTACTACCAGCCCGAGGCGTACATCGCGCAGACCGACACCTACATCGAGAAGGACTCCTCGATCAACGAGGAGGTCGAACGGCTCCGGCACTCGGCCACCAGTTCCCTGGTGACCCGCCGCGACGTGCTGGTCGTGGCGACCGTCTCGTGCATCTACGGCCTCGGCGCCCCGGCGGCGTACCTCGACCGCATGCTGCGCCTGAAAGTCGGCGAGTCCACCGACCGCGACGCGATGCTGCGTCACCTCGTCTCGGTGCAGTACGCCCGCAACGACCTGGCGTTCCAGCGCGGCACCTTCCGGGTGCGCGGCGACACCGTGGAGATCTTCCCGGTCTACCAGGAGCATCCGATCCGGGTGGAGATGTTCGGCGACGAGGTCGAGCAGTTGCTGACGCTCCATCCGGTGACCGGCGAGGTGCTCGAGGAGCACCAGGAGGTGTACGTCTTCCCCGCCACGCACTACGTCGCCGGGCCCGAGCCGATGGCGCGCGCGATCACGACTATCGAGGCCGAGTTGGAGCAGCGGCTCGCTGAGCTCGAACGGCAGGGCAAGTTGCTGGAAGCGCAGCGGCTGCGGATGCGGACCAGCTACGACGTCGAGATGATGCGGCAGGTCGGCTTCTGCTCCGGTATCGAGAACTACTCCCGGCACATCGACGGTCGCGCGCCCGGGACGCCACCGCACTGCCTGCTGGACTACTTCCCCGACGACTTCCTGCTGGTCATCGACGAGTCGCACGCCACCGTGCCGCAGATCGGCGGCATGTACGAAGGCGACATGAGCCGCAAGCGCAACCTGGTCGACTTCGGATTCCGGCTTCCCAGCGCGATGGACAACCGGCCGTTGCGGTGGGAGGAGTTCCTCGACCGGATCGGCCAGACGGTCTACCTGTCGGCCACGCCGGGCGCGTACGAGCTGGGCCGGGTCGGCGGCGACGTGGTCGAGCAGGTCATCCGGCCGACCGGCCTGGTCGACCCGGAGATCGTGCTGAAGCCCACCAAGGGCCAGATCGACGACCTCATGGCCGAGATCCGGACGAGGACCGACCGGGACGAGCGCGTCCTGGTCACCACGCTGACCAAGAAGATGGCCGAGGACCTCACCGACTACCTGCTCGAACACGGGATCCGGGTGCGCTACCTGCATTCGGAGGTCGACACACTGCGCCGGGTCGAGCTGCTGCGCGAGCTCCGGCTGGGGACGTTCGACGTCCTCGTCGGGATCAACCTGCTGCGGGAGGGTCTCGACCTGCCGGAAGTCTCGCTGGTGAGCATTCTCGACGCGGACAAGGAGGGCTTCCTGCGTTCGGGGACGTCGCTGATCCAGACCATCGGCCGTGCCGCCCGCAACGTGTCCGGCCAGGTGCACATGTACGCCGACACCGTGACGCCGTCCATGGCGTCGGCGATCGACGAGACCAATCGCCGCCGCGCCAAGCAGGTGGCCTACAACCGTGAGCGGGGGGTCGATCCGCAGCCCCTCCGCAAGAAGATCGCCGACATCACCGACCTCATCGCCCGGGAGGACGCGGACACCGCGGAACTGCTGGGGGGCTCGGGCCGGGCGCAGTCCCGCGGCAAGGCACCGGTGCCGGGCATGGGATCACGAGGGTCCGGCGGTGCCGGCCGGGGCGAAGGGTCGATGCCCGCGGCCGACCTGGCGGCGCTCATCGCCGAGCTGACCACCCAGATGCACGCAGCGGCCGGCGAACTGCAGTTCGAGCTCGCTGCGCGGTACCGCGACGAGGTTGCGGAGTTGAAGAAGGAGTTGCGCGGGATGCGCGCTGCCGGCGTCGGCTGACTCGTCGACGCGCGCTCACCATTCGGGAGCCGCCGGGCCTCGGCGCCGTGGCGCGGCGGACGGGCCGGCCGTCGGTTCGGCAGCGTTCTCAGGAACCCGTAACGTGGAGGACCCGACCCACTCCCGCCGCATCCCGGAGGCTCCCTCACCGTGAACGTGCCCGTCTGGCTCTGGGTCGCGACCCTCGTCGGCCTGGTGGCGATCATCGCCATCGACCTGATCCTGGTGGACAGCCACCCGCATTCGTTCGGAGTGAAGGAGGCGACCCGCTGGGTCCTGGTGTACGTCGCCTTGGCGGTGGCGTTCGGGATCGGGATCTGGATCTGGGCGGGCTCGCAGTACGCCGGTGAGTTCTTCGCCGGCTACATCACCGAGTACAGCCTCAGCGTCGACAACCTGTTCGTCTTCATCGTGATCATGGCGACGTTCGCGGTGCCGCTCGAACAGCAGCACCGCGTGCTGCTGTTCGGTGTCGTCATCGCCCTGGTCCTGCGCGCGGTGCTGATCGTGGTGGGCGCCGCGGCGATCGAGCGTTTCGCCGTAACGTTCTACCTCTTCGGCGCGCTGCTGCTGTTCACCGCCGTCCAACTCCTCCGCAGCAGGAACGAGACACCCGAGCCGGGCAACAACCCCTTGCTCCGGCTGGCCGAGCGCGTGATCCCCACGACCCGCACGTACGACGGATCCCGGCTGTTCACCCGCATCGACGGCCGGCGCCTGGCCACGCCGATGCTGCTGGTGATGATCGCCATCGGGACGACCGACGTCCTGTTCGCCCTCGACTCGATCCCGGCGATCTTCGGCCTCACCCACGAGCCGTTCCTGGTCTTCACCGCGAACGCCTTCGCCCTGATGGGCCTCCGGCAGCTCTTCTTCCTCGTCCGCGGCCTGCTCGACCGGCTGGTGTACCTGTCGATCGGCCTCGCGGTCATCCTGGCGTTCATCGGCGTCAAGCTGGTGCTCCACGCGATTCACGAGACGACGTCGTTGGACGTCCCCGAGGTCTCGATCGGCGTGTCGCTGGCGGTGATCATCGGGGTCCTGATCATCACCACCGTCGCGAGCCTGATCAAGGTGAGCCGCGACCCGTCCGCGGTGTCGCATGTGGGGATGGCGGCCGACGCCGCTCGCGAGGCTGCGGCACACGACGGGGAGGAACTGCAGCGGCTGCGCGGCTATGACGCCACCCACCGAGCCGACCGGCCCGAGGAGTAGGGGAGTCGGGAGGGCCTCAGCGCCCCGCTGCTCTGCTGGCACAGGCCACACACTGCCGGGCTTCCGGCCGGGCGATAAGGCGGTCGGCGGCGATGGGCTGCCGACAGGTCTCGCAGACCCCGTAGTGACCCGCCCTGAGCCGCTCGACGGCCCGGTCCAGCTCGGCCAGCCGCGTCCGGGAGAGGTCCAGCTGCGCTCGGGCTTGCTCGCGCTCGAAGGCGATCGTCGCGCCCTCCGGATCGTGCTCGTCGTCGGCGTTCGAGTCGCGCGCGGCCTCGACGATGCCGTCGACCTCGCGCTGCCGGGCGACGACGTCGGAGCGGACCGCGGCGATCGCCGCGTCCAGCCGGGCCCGCGGATCCGTCGCCGCCGGGTCGCTCACCAGCCCCGCTCGCGCCACTGCGCCAGGTGCGGACGCTCGGCGCCCAGCGTCGTGTCGTTGCCGTGGCCGGGGTACACCCAGGTCTCGTCCGGCAACGCGTCGAACAGCCGGGCGACCACGCCGTCGTACAACGACGCGAACTCGGCGGGGTTCGTGGTGCGCCCCACGCCGCCCGGGAACAGGCAGTCGCCGGTGAAGACGTGCGGGTGCCCCGTCGGGTCGTCGTACACCAGGGCGATCGAGCCCGGGGTATGGCCGGTCAGGTGGATCACCCGCAGGGTGACGGCGCCCACCGCGATCTCGTCGCCGTCGCGCACCTCCGTCCGGGTCGCGACCGGGATCTCGGGAGCATCGACGGGATGGGCCACCGTGCGGGCGCCGGTAGCGGCGACGACCGGCGCGAGGGCCTGCCAGTGGTCCGGGTGCCGGTGGGTCGTCACGACCGTCGCGAGGCCACCCGCGCCGATCAGGTCCAGTACCCGGCCGGGCTCGGCCGCGGCGTCGATGAGCAGCTGGTCGCCGGAATCCCGGCAGCGCAGCAGGTAGACGTTGTTGTCGTACGGTCCGACGGCCAGTTTGGAGACCGTCAGCGCGGTCAACTCCCGGACCTGTGCAGGCCCGCCGACGTGGACGGCACCGTGGTACGTCACCTGCGGCAGGCTACCCGCTGTCCTGGCGACCGGCCGGCCGCTGTCGGACCCCGCGGTTAGCCTTGGCGTGGCCGCGACGGGTCTGCTTCCCGCCAGCCGCGCGGCCGCACCCACCGAGTCCCACCGCACCCACGAGCTTCCCCCCGAGCCCGACAAGGAACCCCTGTGGCTGACCGCCTCGTCGTCCGTGGCGCCCGCGAGCACAACCTCAAGGACGTGGGCCTCGATCTGCCCCGGGATGCCCTGGTGGTCTTCACCGGACTGTCCGGCTCGGGCAAGTCCAGCCTCGCGTTCGACACCATCTTCGCCGAGGGCCAGCGCCGGTACGTCGAGAGCCTGTCGGCGTACGCCCGGCAGTTCCTCGGCCAGATGGACAAGCCCGACGTCGACTTCATCGACGGCCTGTCGCCGGCGGTCTCGATCGACCAGAAGTCGACGTCGCGCAACCCGCGCTCGACGGTCGGCACGATCACCGAGGTCTACGACTATCTGCGGCTGCTCTACGCCCGGATCGGTCACCCGCACTGCCCGATCTGCGGTCGGCCCATCGCCCGCCAGACGCCGCAGCAGATCGTCGACCGGGTCCTTGAGCTGGACGAAGGCGCACGCTTTCAGGTGCTGGCCCCGGTGGTCCGGGAACGCAAGGGCGAGTACGCCGAGCTCTTCCGCAGCCTGCAGGCCCAAGGCTATTCACGCGCGCGCGTCGACGGCACGGTTCATCCGCTGGCCGACCCGCCCCGGCTGCGCAAGCAGGAGAAGCACACCATCGAGGTCGTGGTCGACCGATTGGCCGTCAAACCCGATGCGCGGCAACGGCTCACCGACTCCGTCGAGACGGCGCTACGACTGTCCGGCGGACTGGTCACGCTGGACTTCGTCGACCTGCCCGACGACGACCCGCACCGCGAACGGATGTTCAGCGAGCACCTGGCCTGCCTCTACGACGACCTGTCCTTCGAGGAGCTCGAACCGCGGTCGTTCTCGTTCAACTCCCCGTTCGGGGCGTGCCCGGAGTGCACCGGGCTGGGGATGCGGATGGAGGTCGACCCGGACCTTGTCGTCCCGGACCCGGACCGCAGTCTGCTCGACGGGGCCATCGCGCCGTGGTCGAGCGGAGCGACCGCGGAGTACTTCGGACGTCTGCTCGAAGCGCTGTGCGACGACCTGGGTGCGGACCTGGCAACCCCGTGGCGACAGTTGCCGGCCAAGGTCCGCAAGGCCGTGCTGCACGGGCACTCCACCCAGGTGCACGTCCGCTACCGCAACCGGTACGGCCGGGAGCGGTCGTACTACACGTCGTTCGAGGGCGTGATCCCGTTCCTGACCCGCCGGTACGCCGAGGCGGAGTCCGACACCAGCAGGGAACGGGTCGAGGGGTTCATGCGGGAGGTGCCCTGCCCCGCCTGCGGGGGATCGCGGCTGAAGCCGATCAGCCTCGCGGTCACCATCGGCGGTCGCTCGATCGCGCAGGTCGCGGCGCTGCCGATCGGCGAGTGCTCGCAGTTCCTGGGTGACCTGGACCTGAGCACCCGGGAGAAGCAGATCGCCGAACGGGTCCTCAAGGAGGTCCACGAGCGGCTGCGGTTCCTCGTCGACGTGGGCCTGCACTACCTGACCCTCGACCGGGCGGCGGGCACCCTCGCCGGCGGCGAGGCGCAGCGGATCCGGTTGGCAACCCAGATCGGCTCCGGGCTGGTCGGCGTGCTGTACGTCCTGGACGAACCGAGCATCGGCCTGCACCAGCGTGACAACCGGCGGCTCATCGAGACGCTGATCCGGCTGCGCGACATCGGGAACACGCTGATCGTGGTCGAACACGACGAGGACACCATCCGCGCTGCCGACTGGATCGTCGACATTGGGCCCGGCGCCGGCGAGCACGGCGGGCAGGTCGTGGTGAGCGGCACCGTCGACGATCTGCTGGCCGCCACCGGCTCGCTCACCGGCGACTACCTCAGCGGCCGGAGGTCGATCGAGGTACCCGCCGTACGCCGGCCGCCGACCCCCGGGCGCAGCCTCGCGATCAAGGGCGCGCGGGAGCACAACCTGCGCGACATCGACGTCGAACTCCCGCTCGGCTGCTTCGTCGCGGTCACCGGGGTGAGCGGGTCGGGGAAGTCCACCCTGGTCAACGACGTGCTCTACAACGTCCTGGCGCGGGAGCTCAACGGCGCCCGCACGGTGCCGGGCCGCCATACCCGCGTGACCGGACTGCAGCACGTGGACAAGGTGGTCCACGTCGACCAGAGCCCGATCGGCCGTACGCCGCGATCCAACCCGGCGACGTACACCGGCGTCTTCGACCACATCCGGCGGCTGTTCGCCGAGACCCAGGAGGCCA comes from the Actinomycetota bacterium genome and includes:
- a CDS encoding class I SAM-dependent methyltransferase; the protein is MADSGDDTSVADSGDDSSVADSGDDTGSAARTRLDQAASTRASRHYWDTTADAYQADHGSFLGTARFVWGPEGLDEAEAGLLGPTAGLRVLELGCGAASCARWLRGQGAEAVGLDLAAGQLRHARQIDAELGSAVPVVQADAVALPFADGVFDLVCSAYGAVPFVADLAQLFAEVGRVLRPGGRWVWSQTHPIRWSLPDDPGPAGLTVTMSYWDTRAYVEFDAAGTPTYVEHHRTLGELVRLLRDTGFVLDDLVEPPWPDGHDGVWGGWSALRGRLVPGTAIFCTHRR
- a CDS encoding 30S ribosomal protein S1, whose translation is MTPSATSTLINPATTAPQVAVNDIGSAEDFLAAIELTIKPFNDGDIVSGTVVKVDRDEVLVDIGYKTEGIVPSRELSIKHDIDPHEVVTVGDEIEALVLQKEDKEGRLILSKKRAQYERAWGTIEKIKDEEGVVEGTVIEVVKGGLILDIGLRGFLPASLVEMRRVRDLQPYVGRTLEAKIIELDKNRNNVVLSRRAWLEQTQSEVRQNFLTQLQKGQIRSGVVSSIVNFGAFVDLGGVDGLVHVSELSWKHIDHPSEVVEVGQEVTVEVLDVDLDRERVSLSLKATQEDPWQQFARTHQIGQVVPGKVTKLVPFGAFVRVDDGIEGLVHISELAERHVEIPEQVVGVNDEIFVKVIDIDLERRRISLSLKQANESTSGGAAADDFDPYLYGMAPSYDDAGGYIGPEGFDAETGEWKEGFDAERATWEKQYAEAHARWEAHKKQIAEAAAADAAAAGDAAPSSYSSEAPGASGTLASDEALQALREKLTGDA
- a CDS encoding dephospho-CoA kinase, producing MLRVALTGGIGSGKSSVARRFAELGAAVIDADAVAREVVEPGQPALAEIVTEFGPEVVGPDGRLDRAALAAIVFADRARLAKLNAITHPRIVARSDELAAAASPDAVLVYDVPLLAPESAARFDVVVVVDAPEEARLQRLAGRGLARADATARMASQPDRADLIALADIVIDNSGEPADLRRRVDEVWAELTTAR
- the uvrB gene encoding excinuclease ABC subunit UvrB; protein product: MPRPVNPHLRAVHPFQVVSEFQPSGDQPAAIEELARRIQGGARDAVLLGATGTGKSATTAWLVERLQRPTLVMAHNKTLAAQLANEFRELLPHNAVEYFVSYYDYYQPEAYIAQTDTYIEKDSSINEEVERLRHSATSSLVTRRDVLVVATVSCIYGLGAPAAYLDRMLRLKVGESTDRDAMLRHLVSVQYARNDLAFQRGTFRVRGDTVEIFPVYQEHPIRVEMFGDEVEQLLTLHPVTGEVLEEHQEVYVFPATHYVAGPEPMARAITTIEAELEQRLAELERQGKLLEAQRLRMRTSYDVEMMRQVGFCSGIENYSRHIDGRAPGTPPHCLLDYFPDDFLLVIDESHATVPQIGGMYEGDMSRKRNLVDFGFRLPSAMDNRPLRWEEFLDRIGQTVYLSATPGAYELGRVGGDVVEQVIRPTGLVDPEIVLKPTKGQIDDLMAEIRTRTDRDERVLVTTLTKKMAEDLTDYLLEHGIRVRYLHSEVDTLRRVELLRELRLGTFDVLVGINLLREGLDLPEVSLVSILDADKEGFLRSGTSLIQTIGRAARNVSGQVHMYADTVTPSMASAIDETNRRRAKQVAYNRERGVDPQPLRKKIADITDLIAREDADTAELLGGSGRAQSRGKAPVPGMGSRGSGGAGRGEGSMPAADLAALIAELTTQMHAAAGELQFELAARYRDEVAELKKELRGMRAAGVG
- a CDS encoding TerC family protein, whose product is MNVPVWLWVATLVGLVAIIAIDLILVDSHPHSFGVKEATRWVLVYVALAVAFGIGIWIWAGSQYAGEFFAGYITEYSLSVDNLFVFIVIMATFAVPLEQQHRVLLFGVVIALVLRAVLIVVGAAAIERFAVTFYLFGALLLFTAVQLLRSRNETPEPGNNPLLRLAERVIPTTRTYDGSRLFTRIDGRRLATPMLLVMIAIGTTDVLFALDSIPAIFGLTHEPFLVFTANAFALMGLRQLFFLVRGLLDRLVYLSIGLAVILAFIGVKLVLHAIHETTSLDVPEVSIGVSLAVIIGVLIITTVASLIKVSRDPSAVSHVGMAADAAREAAAHDGEELQRLRGYDATHRADRPEE
- a CDS encoding TraR/DksA family transcriptional regulator encodes the protein MSDPAATDPRARLDAAIAAVRSDVVARQREVDGIVEAARDSNADDEHDPEGATIAFEREQARAQLDLSRTRLAELDRAVERLRAGHYGVCETCRQPIAADRLIARPEARQCVACASRAAGR
- a CDS encoding MBL fold metallo-hydrolase; translation: MTYHGAVHVGGPAQVRELTALTVSKLAVGPYDNNVYLLRCRDSGDQLLIDAAAEPGRVLDLIGAGGLATVVTTHRHPDHWQALAPVVAATGARTVAHPVDAPEIPVATRTEVRDGDEIAVGAVTLRVIHLTGHTPGSIALVYDDPTGHPHVFTGDCLFPGGVGRTTNPAEFASLYDGVVARLFDALPDETWVYPGHGNDTTLGAERPHLAQWRERGW